A single window of Thermodesulfobacteriota bacterium DNA harbors:
- a CDS encoding sodium:proton antiporter translates to MSLFTVFAIVITLTAIFSFINEVYVKLPSTIGIMLASLIASILFIVLGYIGFGHIQWAQDLVIAADFNHLFMNGMLSFLLFAAALRVEVTKLKEYAWTISYLATVGIVISSLFVGFVMYFLVNALGGDLPLIYTIIFGAIISPIDAVVVLKILKKVDADKTMETIITGESLFNDAASVVLFVLLLGIATGTTDFTVISIGEFFLREALGGLLLGLVLGFITHQMIMQIIIKGSDNHIVIILITLAIVSGGYSLAELLDVSAPLTSVVTGLFLAKSRNDRVRLGVRHEHGHYVREFWEVIDEVLNAVLFVLIGLEILIVNFKETYFIGASLVIPVIIIARYISVEFPLIFLRFFRPIPRIKGLIMTWIGIRGGVSIALALSLPEDSHKDIILVLTYMVVVFSILIQGLTLAPLVKWYKKREGMD, encoded by the coding sequence ATGAGTCTTTTTACAGTATTTGCCATAGTAATAACGCTAACTGCTATATTCAGCTTTATTAACGAAGTTTATGTAAAGCTTCCTTCTACGATCGGGATAATGCTGGCATCCCTGATCGCCTCTATTTTATTTATAGTTTTAGGCTACATCGGTTTTGGGCATATACAGTGGGCGCAGGATCTAGTTATTGCTGCGGATTTTAATCATTTGTTTATGAACGGCATGCTGAGTTTTCTATTGTTCGCTGCAGCACTAAGAGTAGAGGTTACTAAGCTAAAAGAGTATGCGTGGACAATATCTTATCTGGCAACAGTAGGAATAGTTATATCATCATTATTTGTTGGCTTTGTAATGTACTTTTTAGTAAATGCTTTAGGTGGTGATTTACCTTTAATATATACAATTATTTTTGGTGCGATTATATCTCCTATTGATGCTGTTGTAGTTCTAAAGATCTTAAAGAAAGTAGATGCCGATAAGACGATGGAGACAATTATAACCGGCGAATCACTCTTTAATGACGCAGCCTCAGTTGTACTGTTTGTGCTTCTTTTGGGTATTGCTACAGGAACCACAGATTTTACGGTCATCTCTATAGGAGAGTTTTTCTTAAGAGAAGCACTCGGCGGGCTTTTACTGGGGCTCGTTCTGGGTTTCATAACACATCAAATGATTATGCAAATAATCATTAAAGGATCAGATAACCATATTGTTATTATTTTGATTACTCTGGCAATAGTCTCTGGAGGGTATTCTCTTGCAGAACTTTTAGATGTATCCGCTCCTCTGACCAGCGTGGTAACAGGATTGTTTCTGGCTAAAAGCAGAAATGATAGAGTTAGACTTGGTGTAAGGCATGAGCACGGGCACTATGTAAGGGAGTTTTGGGAAGTTATTGATGAGGTTCTAAATGCAGTTTTGTTTGTGTTAATCGGTCTTGAAATACTTATAGTTAATTTTAAAGAAACATACTTTATTGGTGCAAGCCTAGTTATTCCCGTAATAATTATCGCAAGATACATAAGTGTTGAGTTCCCGCTGATTTTCCTTAGATTTTTCAGACCAATTCCAAGGATAAAAGGTCTTATCATGACTTGGATCGGAATAAGAGGAGGGGTTTCCATTGCATTGGCATTGTCACTTCCTGAAGATTCCCATAAAGACATTATATTAGTACTCACTTACATGGTAGTTGTATTTTCTATTCTGATTCAAGGTCTCACATTGGCACCACTGGTTAAATGGTATAAGAAAAGAGAAGGTATGGACTAA